gggatatatgcaccatcccacagacagaatagcacatgccacggcttttgatataccagtcgtggtgcactggctggaaagggAAATAAACCAATGTACCCACccacgggggtcgatcctagaccggacAACACATCAGGCGGGCGcaattaccactgggctacgtcccgctcggAGCCGTTATGTAGTCCAGTGTTAGAGCGATCGCATGATATACTATGGGTCTCATGCTGCTAatcatttctctttccagccagtacaccacgactggtatgtgctatcctgtctgtgggtggtacatatacaaaaaatcccttgcaACTACTGGACAAATGTAgacggtttcctctctaagactatacgtcaaaattaccaaatgtttaacatccaatagcccatgattaataagtcaatgtgctctagtggtgtcgttaaaccaaacaaacttcttgctgctaatcggtagAAAAGTCACGGACAATAATTGTCGGCTATTGGTTTCGTCTGTCACGCTAGCTGAAGTGTCGCAACAGTTTTATcaatttttattaaacaaaaatttaattgaatataatcaattataatttttaattaaaattgttcTGACAATCCACCCCTTTGatgaacaaatacaaaaaaggTATGTTTACTGcgttttgatttttattattattaatataatttatgtcGATAGCTGATCAGCCAGATCTATGTCGGTCTTCTTTGTtgctgtaaaataataataataataataataatagtaataaaataataataattataatgataataataactgAAGACAGAACTATTAAAATTGAGGTATGTTTATCAACAGTGTTTTGAAAAGCCAAGATTCACTTCAGTTAATTTAGTAATCAGATCGTGCTTTAGTGATATTAGTTAACGGTTCCTCAAGAAATATCATCGTGCTCAAGGTcttataattaatttgttttaacatcaaAGTGAGAGAAAAATGTATcagatttaattaaaatgtatcttttgtGCAACGCAAAGACGTAAAATATTACCGTCAGttcttattactattttttttactattactactactattacatgtattactattactattattatttattatctattattattaactatttaGTACAGTAATTTTACTTGTGCAGTTGGactatatacattttgtttacatgcGCATTTGTAATACCTTATGGTATCCATAACAACGCAGTGTATTTTGTACATGTCAgccaatggaaagaaagaaatgttttatttaacgacgcactcaacacattttatttacggttatatggcgtcagacatatggttaaggaccatacagattttgagaggaaacccgctgtcgccacataggctactcttttacgacaggcagcaagggatcttttatttgcgcttcccacaggcaggatagcacaaaccatggcctttgttgaaccagttatggatcactggtcggtgcaagtggtttacacctacccattgagccttgcggagcactcactcagggtttggagtcggtatctggattaaaaatcccatgcctcgactgggatccgaacccagtacctaccagcctgtagaccgatggcctgccacgacgccaccgaggccggttgtcagCCAATGGCTGTTACATCGTAGGCTTAATAAACTGATCAACTGGCTAgctgataaatatatttaatacataaatgttattactgttattattagtgGTAGTCAGAACACTCAAAAACTAAATTGGGTTCCTAGACTAGTCATACACAGGCACGGTGGAAGCAAGTGAACGTtgtagggtggggtgggtgacTGACTGGGATCGGGGGCGTGAAGCAATTTTGttcattctacaaataaaatgtattttgacaaATTCTGGTAAAATGAACACTTTTATAAATGCATACACGCTGAATATATTAATACCACAATCATTTTTCACGTACGGTAATAAATACTTACAATTAACAACTGAATGGTATGGTACATTTTTCGGGGGAGTAATCATCCCTCAATATCCAAATAATTTACATAAACGCTATCAAGGAGTCAAACAgttcaacttaatttttaaacacaaattgtCCTGTGTAGTAACTTATTAATAGAAGAACTTAATAGTAGAAAATAATATGTAGTTATTACATTATCGCTGAATTGTAAACACCACAGTcatgtatcaaaataattacCTACAATGAACAACTGTATGGtttaatcaaataatttgtggCAATTATAATCgcaaatatgttgttgttgttttttatggaatagatgtcatattttgtaatgtattattttcaagttACTGTATAGGACACTGTGATAAAATGAAACTTTAAGTGACTGGTTTGACTTGATTGtatgaaaatatatctattcTAGACGAGTTCTGGGGAGTGTTCCAgtggaaaattttgaaaaatagatATCTCGAAATGCAATCTCCAGCGTTCTACAAGTGAAATTAATTCATCATGACAAATACTGGTAACCTAAATGCCAGTAAAAAAATGTATCCAGAATTATTGGGTGGCTAcagcccacccccacccactctTTCTTccgctccgccgtgcctgatagATAACTTAATGTCACAGTACAAAAACATACTTGATCTTCTTATTCCAGTCCGTTCAGTTCCGTGAGGACTCGCCTAAACTCGTCCACAGTGACCTGGGAGTCTCCTGTAATAAAACACACGCGTTATgagtaaacaaaatacacagaCAAATACTGAAAACACACGGAGGTTTTCATCggtagtatgtacatgtatgtgaagtaCTGAAATTAATATAGATGTatcataattaacattttataccATGCGGAAATCAAATAGCAGATGTTTTACATACTAGACTAAGAAATGCCTGTTGTACTTTAAATGTAGACCTCTATCGTTGTGGATCCCTTTAAAAGCAGTCATTATCATTCCTTTGAATGTAAGTTGTATAAACcagcaaaaacaaattacacacgtatatagacacacacacacacacacacacacacacacacacacacacacacacacaagcctACATTATAagcaatgaaatatgttttcaatgaattatatttgtttgaaaCTGACCGTCATGATCAGAAATTTCAAACAGATTCTCAGCATCTCGAGTACTCATCACTTTCTCCAGTTCGTCTACGTCGAGGACTCCGTCCTTGTTGGTGTCATATTCCGAGACATCTGAAATTAAACCAGTCAGCGAATAGAAACCAGGTCAAAGATTTTCAAACTCAAATCAGCACCCTGTTTGTGACTTACATGCGTAGACCTACATCTcatatgtatttacaatgcttacacTTTAACACCAAACTGTTCATTTTGGTGATAGAAGAGAACATGTATTGCATACCAAATTAAGACACGGGTGTATTGATTTATATGAGATGAACTTAGCACTGATTCCTCCTGTAGTTGTGGAAATTATTCCTCTTGTAGTTGTGGAAATTATTTCTGTGAATGCAGtttatatgaaaaacaaaaacgcaTTCTCTGTAATTCATTGCATAGATTTCATTACATACAGTtacaattgattttaaattgtaaatgtgttttaagTTACGAATACAGTAaagcttttttttcatttacataaatatataaatacaacaaaaagtTTCTcataattagtaaataatatatgGTCGTTTTTGTATAGCCTCTACGTAATAAGACTGCGTTCCCTTGACTAACAAATTTGCTGTCTAATTATCGAACACTTATTgcatcttttctttctttttctctttcaataatatatatatatatatatatatatatatatatatgtgtgtgtgtgtgtgtatctatgtatgtatgtatgtatatggaaCTGATGAACCCGTTACGGGTGAAAGGCACTTATTCCATTAAAACGTgaaattttatctttttatatattcatccgatacatatatatatatatatactcttcaaaagaagaaacgcaaaaccacattgtcgtaacatttggagaattgatttaattattgaatggtgagtccgataattaccaaatgttgcatgattgttcacaattcactctatccattgtgagtaagtgataggacacaccaccaaggtaaggtcatctggagtcaataccgggtgtggcctccgcgtttgttgacaactgcctggcaccgcctgcccattgaagcaaccagagtacggatgacgtcccgggggatggtggcccactcggcctgcaaggcttctgccagctcgggcagggtctggggctgtggttgtcgctgtcggaggcgtcggtccaactcgtcccatagatgctcaattgggttcaaatccggtgatgtcgatggccaaggaaggacattaatgttgttgttctgtaggaaagccgttgtgagacgtgctgtgtgaggcctggcgttgtcatgttggaacactgcgttggcgttggccataactggaacgatgtgtggccggaggatctggtcaatgtagccctgtgcattcaggttgccctgcacgtggaccaggtcagttctgccagtgtgtgagatggctgcccacaccatgacactacccccgccgaatctgtccacttcctgcacgcagtttgccgcataacgtttcaccacgacgcctatacacgcgacatcttccatcatgacgtcggagcagaaatcgggactcgtcactgaaccacacctttctccatcgcagttgaggccattgtcgatgaatctggcaccactgcagtcggagtcgacggtgttggtgtttgttaagatgacacctcgaactggacgcctggcacgaattcctacctcacgtaggcggttccgtacggtctggtcggatatcctaaacctggtattgctgcggctgtggaggtggcagtagtcaatcgttcccgaaggtggcgtacccggataaagcggtcctgcccgggggtagtgacccgtggtcgaccggatctagggaggtcacgtgttgatccatgttgcaaACGGTCCCACAgttggagatggtgcttggggacacatggaatgccctggcaacggccgttctggattcgcctgcgtctagtcggccgatggcaactgagacgtggcatgtcctggattgtcaactgtcggccagatacagaggccaggcaagcgaacaccctgcacttttatactgtcggtgttcatgttgcacgtgcagacaacgcacgtgcagtggtgacatggtttttgcacgtggctgcgtttttgcgaatattcacattttggaactttattgtacagtagctgcgttttatcgaatgtaaccgtgggaatgtgtttgggacatgcaatgaccttatattcacaaagcatgaaccggtaggaaacataaaatcggagtataacccatttgtacccttttgcgtttctttttttgaagagtatatatatatatatatatatattatggagaaggcctagtaaattgtataacttgtgccaaatccattttgtttttaaaagcaataaaatatttttcaatcaaCCTGTGTTTATTCAATTAGAAATTCGTCCTTgttgtaaaattaaattatttaatcaatCGTAAGAGAAACCAACCCAAGCAAAATTTATTCAATACAACTCGGTCAGATAAACGTCAGAAAAACAGacggaaacatttttttttcttctgttttacaactcaaaactttattttttactaCTCGATTAGGATTCTGTCCTTGGTGTTGTTGTACTAACTTTGAGGTATATGAAATTAAATCACCATTTGACAAAACCGTTTATTGTTTGTGTTTCCATAGTAAGGGCGCAACCAACTCAATGTCAAATGATTTACATTCACAAAAATCTGTTATAGCGTACGCCTGTCTTGGGTGCAAGTTCTGACCACTGCCAGCTCCTTCGTCCGAGACAGGAAAACAAACTCAcgtcattgattgattgattgattgattaattcattcattcattcattcattcattcattcattcattcattcattcatgtttatttttgtgtttatatccaattaagtttcaaacacgttgtcctgggcacacacctcagctaatacgggctgtctgtccaggacatagagttagtggttagttgttagtgacagagaagtcgTTGCAATtgtccactgagtcgttaaaactgacTCTGAGCGTGGGCCGGCACCGGGCTACgtaccaagtacctaccagccttatgtccgatggcttaaccacgacatcaccgatgACAGTTAAGACTGAATAACCAATTCAAGGTCACGTCAGGTCATGCGGTTTAACGTACtcattcagagcaagttgtcccaagttcagccagcaaacgtttctcTAACGTTCGCAagctatttgactggttcccgaaatTGTACAAttcggtttactgtgtagcgtaAATATCAGTCTCACGAACGTTAGTAACAAGCTGTTGACTGAACATATgtctgttgtagcgcacgcctgtcatgggaaCAGGTGTCGACCGACGCCGactccttcgtccaggacaggatcaaacttaacttattttcgtgcttataaccaattaagattcaagcatgct
This DNA window, taken from Gigantopelta aegis isolate Gae_Host chromosome 4, Gae_host_genome, whole genome shotgun sequence, encodes the following:
- the LOC121370314 gene encoding uncharacterized protein LOC121370314 isoform X1 encodes the protein MRYAYLLVLLVTFAVLHESDAWFLSRRSWRRLKRWSGRALLGWAAKKAVFMILAGKRDVSEYDTNKDGVLDVDELEKVMSTRDAENLFEISDHDGDSQVTVDEFRRVLTELNGLE